In the genome of Pelobacter seleniigenes DSM 18267, one region contains:
- a CDS encoding PPC domain-containing DNA-binding protein, whose product MNGVWCKTWEQGRRFIIKIEPGQKIVERLILFAEQEEVKNGVIVSAVGSVVNAHFRGIKSGAKRPITEPRMRQHHIEGPLELLDLEGNLISSDNGKVDCHAHIMLGKSSGEVIGGHLFDAEVFASCEILFTEMIIDGIERHISKTSGTPTIYIEEE is encoded by the coding sequence ATGAACGGAGTCTGGTGTAAAACCTGGGAGCAGGGTCGCCGCTTTATTATCAAGATCGAGCCGGGACAGAAGATCGTCGAGCGGCTGATTCTGTTTGCCGAGCAGGAAGAGGTGAAAAACGGAGTGATCGTGTCTGCGGTCGGGTCGGTGGTCAACGCCCATTTCCGCGGGATCAAGTCCGGCGCCAAACGGCCGATTACCGAGCCGCGCATGCGCCAGCATCATATCGAAGGGCCGCTGGAACTGCTGGATCTGGAAGGCAACCTGATTTCCAGCGACAATGGCAAGGTGGACTGTCATGCCCATATTATGCTCGGCAAAAGCTCCGGGGAGGTGATCGGCGGACATCTGTTTGATGCGGAAGTCTTTGCCAGTTGCGAAATTCTGTTTACCGAGATGATCATCGATGGGATCGAGCGGCATATTTCGAAGACATCCGGAACCCCGACCATTTACATTGAGGAGGAATGA
- the citF gene encoding citrate lyase subunit alpha, translating to MAVNSLGRQLPESFAGKTVVPYQDPFSYKKTSDHASRPLRRVNPGDKKLLGSLREAIEASGLKSGQCIATHHHLRNGDALLNMVVKEIDAMGIRDITIASSSVHPVHAELIPYIQKGVITAIETGVNGLIGEMASKGELHCPITVRTHGGRARSVISGDVTVDVAFIAAPTCDEFGNMNGYFGPSACGSLGYAHTDAQYAKHVVAVTDNLQPYPVVPVSIPMSLVDHVVVVDSLGDPNKIVSTTTRITRDPVGLQIAKYASQVIEASGLLKDGFAFQTGSGGISLAVADRVKQLMSAGQIKGSFGCGGITGYFVDMLEQGLFRALFDVQCFDLKAVASIGRNPNHLEMSADLYANPYNAGAVVNMLDCVILGATEVDVDFNVNVNTESNGYLLHNTGGHSDAAAGAKLSIITAPLIRGRLPIIRDAVTTVTTPGETIDVIVTERGIAVNEHQADLRKELEKRKVPVMDIHDLRKLATRITGEPKPVEFTDDVVALIEYRDGTIIDAVRKVKE from the coding sequence ATGGCCGTAAATAGTTTGGGACGTCAGCTCCCGGAGTCCTTTGCCGGGAAAACAGTTGTCCCGTATCAGGACCCCTTCAGTTATAAGAAAACCTCCGACCATGCCAGTCGACCGCTGCGGCGGGTCAACCCGGGGGACAAGAAGCTGCTCGGGAGTCTGCGTGAAGCCATTGAGGCCTCCGGTCTGAAAAGCGGCCAATGCATTGCGACCCACCATCACTTGCGCAACGGTGACGCATTGCTGAATATGGTGGTCAAAGAGATCGACGCTATGGGCATTCGGGATATCACCATCGCTTCAAGCTCGGTTCACCCGGTGCATGCGGAGCTGATTCCTTACATCCAAAAAGGTGTCATTACCGCCATTGAAACCGGTGTTAACGGTCTCATCGGCGAAATGGCTTCCAAAGGGGAGTTGCATTGCCCGATTACCGTACGTACCCATGGCGGCCGGGCCCGCTCGGTGATCTCCGGGGATGTGACCGTCGATGTCGCCTTTATCGCGGCTCCGACCTGTGACGAGTTCGGCAATATGAACGGGTACTTCGGGCCCTCGGCCTGCGGCAGTCTGGGCTATGCCCATACCGATGCCCAGTACGCCAAGCATGTGGTTGCCGTCACCGACAACCTCCAGCCTTATCCGGTGGTGCCGGTATCGATTCCCATGTCCCTGGTCGATCATGTCGTGGTCGTCGATTCCCTGGGCGATCCCAATAAGATCGTTTCAACCACCACCCGAATCACCCGTGATCCGGTCGGCCTGCAGATTGCTAAATATGCGTCCCAGGTGATTGAGGCCTCCGGGCTGCTGAAAGACGGTTTTGCCTTCCAGACCGGCTCCGGGGGGATCTCCCTGGCGGTGGCGGATCGGGTCAAACAACTGATGAGTGCCGGGCAGATCAAGGGCAGCTTCGGCTGCGGCGGGATTACCGGTTATTTCGTCGATATGCTCGAACAGGGGCTGTTCCGTGCGTTGTTCGATGTCCAGTGTTTCGATCTGAAAGCGGTCGCTTCCATCGGGCGTAATCCAAATCACCTGGAGATGAGCGCGGACCTGTATGCCAATCCCTATAATGCCGGCGCGGTCGTCAATATGCTCGACTGCGTTATCCTGGGAGCCACTGAGGTTGACGTAGACTTCAACGTTAATGTCAATACCGAGTCAAACGGCTACCTGCTGCACAATACCGGTGGGCACAGTGATGCCGCTGCTGGCGCCAAGTTGTCGATTATCACCGCTCCACTGATTCGCGGGCGGCTGCCGATTATCCGCGACGCGGTCACGACCGTTACCACCCCGGGCGAAACCATTGATGTGATAGTCACCGAACGCGGCATTGCGGTGAACGAGCATCAGGCCGACCTGAGAAAGGAACTGGAGAAACGCAAGGTTCCGGTGATGGATATCCACGATTTGAGAAAATTGGCGACCCGCATCACCGGCGAGCCGAAACCGGTCGAATTCACGGATGATGTCGTTGCCCTGATCGAATATCGTGATGGCACAATAATCGATGCAGTACGCAAAGTTAAAGAATGA
- a CDS encoding ATP-dependent helicase, whose translation MTDLLAGLNEPQRQAVLHQDGPLLLLAGAGSGKTRALTHRVAYLIRERGVAPWQIMAVTFTNKAANEMRERLEALLGSSELPWVATFHASCVRILRQEIHHLGFGRDFLIYDDQDQLRLLRELLKDQQISEKVLKPRAAAAAIDSAKNSGIGPTEYGNLHPDERLVAELYAQYQHKLKAANAVDFGDLLLLTVRLLEEFPEVRERWQQRFRHVLIDEFQDTNRVQYRLMQLLTRPETALCVVGDDDQSIYRWRGAEVGNILGFDIDFPTASVIRLEQNYRSTRTILEAAGAVVGCNPDRREKQLWTENPPGELLHVETAPDDFEEARFVAAEIAELQRAGHGLREMAVFYRTNAQSRALEEALRAGRIPYVMFGGVKFYARLEVKDVLSYLRVLINPQDSLAVRRIINVPARGIGNTTIERIAAYEEQAGNFLAACRLALQEQILKGAAAKRVGEFLALLDSFTERLQRLPYPQLMAELIHDSGYGPALQEEAQNALTAEGRQEAKGRLENLEQLLAGMEEHATAGGSVQDYLEQIALITDLEQHDDSQQRVTLMTLHSAKGLEFPIVFMTGMEEGLFPHSRSGAMGEELAEERRLCYVGMTRAMQRLYLSHARRRRVYGTWQFNPPSRFLTEIPGQLIKGRGEEAAPATKTAAAHNLSSLADLMSGQEETEVWDENQDLAVSIAAPQPPHRGATESATDEGPAGLRLGTRVRHIKFGIGTVRRLEGDGDKQKVIVYFNSVGSKKLLLKFAGLIPV comes from the coding sequence ATGACTGATTTACTGGCCGGCTTGAATGAGCCTCAACGACAGGCGGTCCTGCATCAGGATGGTCCGCTGTTGCTGCTGGCCGGAGCCGGTTCCGGGAAGACCAGGGCTCTGACCCACCGGGTTGCCTACCTGATCCGCGAGCGAGGAGTCGCCCCCTGGCAGATCATGGCCGTGACCTTTACCAACAAGGCGGCCAATGAAATGCGGGAACGGCTGGAAGCGCTGCTCGGTTCTTCAGAGCTGCCCTGGGTGGCCACCTTCCACGCCAGTTGCGTGCGGATTTTACGTCAGGAAATTCATCATCTCGGCTTTGGACGGGATTTTTTGATTTATGACGATCAGGATCAGCTGCGCCTGCTGCGCGAACTGCTTAAGGATCAGCAGATTTCTGAAAAGGTCCTCAAACCACGCGCCGCTGCAGCCGCCATCGACAGTGCCAAAAACAGCGGGATCGGGCCGACCGAATACGGCAACCTGCATCCAGACGAACGGCTGGTCGCCGAGCTCTATGCGCAATATCAGCATAAACTGAAAGCCGCTAATGCTGTCGATTTCGGTGATCTGCTGCTGTTGACCGTGCGGCTGCTCGAGGAATTCCCGGAGGTCAGAGAGCGCTGGCAGCAACGTTTCCGCCATGTCCTGATCGATGAGTTCCAGGACACCAACCGGGTTCAGTATCGACTCATGCAGTTGCTGACCCGGCCGGAGACGGCGCTCTGCGTGGTCGGCGATGATGACCAGTCCATTTATCGGTGGCGCGGCGCCGAAGTCGGCAATATCCTCGGGTTTGATATCGATTTTCCGACCGCGAGCGTGATTCGACTGGAGCAGAATTACCGCTCGACCCGCACCATTCTGGAGGCCGCCGGAGCGGTGGTCGGGTGTAACCCGGACCGCCGGGAGAAGCAGCTCTGGACGGAAAATCCGCCAGGTGAACTGCTGCATGTCGAGACCGCTCCCGATGACTTCGAAGAGGCCCGGTTTGTTGCCGCTGAAATCGCTGAATTGCAGCGGGCCGGCCATGGGTTACGGGAGATGGCCGTGTTCTATCGCACCAATGCCCAGTCCCGGGCTTTGGAAGAAGCCTTGCGGGCCGGGCGGATTCCTTATGTCATGTTCGGCGGGGTCAAGTTCTATGCCCGGCTCGAAGTCAAGGACGTCCTCTCCTACCTGCGGGTGCTGATCAATCCCCAGGATTCCCTGGCCGTGCGGCGGATCATCAATGTCCCGGCCCGCGGTATCGGCAACACCACCATCGAGCGCATTGCCGCCTATGAAGAACAAGCCGGCAACTTTCTGGCCGCCTGTCGGCTGGCTCTCCAGGAGCAGATCCTGAAAGGTGCAGCGGCAAAGCGGGTGGGAGAATTCCTGGCCTTGCTCGACAGTTTCACGGAGCGTCTGCAACGGCTGCCGTATCCGCAACTGATGGCGGAGTTGATCCATGATTCCGGTTACGGACCGGCCCTGCAGGAGGAAGCCCAGAATGCCCTGACCGCGGAAGGTCGCCAGGAGGCCAAAGGTCGGCTGGAAAATCTGGAGCAGCTGCTGGCGGGGATGGAAGAACATGCCACCGCTGGCGGCAGCGTACAAGATTACCTGGAGCAGATCGCGTTGATCACTGACCTGGAACAGCATGACGACTCCCAGCAGCGGGTGACCCTGATGACCCTGCATTCCGCCAAAGGTCTGGAGTTCCCCATCGTTTTCATGACCGGGATGGAAGAGGGGCTGTTCCCCCACTCCCGCTCCGGTGCCATGGGGGAAGAACTGGCCGAGGAACGGCGCCTCTGCTATGTCGGTATGACCCGTGCCATGCAGCGTCTGTACCTGTCCCATGCCCGGCGTCGGCGGGTTTATGGCACCTGGCAGTTCAATCCCCCCAGCCGCTTCCTGACCGAAATTCCGGGCCAGCTGATCAAGGGACGAGGGGAGGAAGCCGCCCCGGCGACAAAAACAGCGGCTGCTCATAATCTGTCCTCCTTGGCGGATCTGATGAGCGGCCAGGAGGAAACGGAGGTCTGGGATGAAAACCAGGACCTTGCCGTGTCGATCGCCGCTCCTCAACCACCGCACCGGGGCGCGACCGAGTCTGCCACTGATGAAGGCCCGGCCGGATTGCGGTTGGGAACCCGGGTGCGGCATATCAAGTTCGGGATCGGGACGGTGCGCCGGCTGGAAGGTGATGGCGACAAACAGAAGGTTATCGTTTATTTCAATTCAGTCGGATCCAAGAAGCTGTTGCTCAAGTTTGCCGGGCTGATCCCGGTGTAA
- a CDS encoding citrate lyase holo-[acyl-carrier protein] synthase, producing MQYAKLKNDILTARERRDEELQKLLATLAGGSIIQLALNVPGCDKRPAGSEALFGWGQEQLCNALAPSLELFDVDALGPWVLYASAGDPVDVKMQCCRIEDYRDFARLLDFDVYAADGTVYDRQRLGLPQRSCLVCAAPARECIRTRRHTPMQVKERFEELLEPFTTAGVGRVAYRRAQG from the coding sequence ATGCAGTACGCAAAGTTAAAGAATGATATCCTGACTGCCCGTGAGCGTCGCGATGAGGAGCTGCAGAAGCTGCTGGCGACGCTTGCGGGCGGCAGCATCATTCAGTTGGCGCTGAATGTGCCCGGTTGCGACAAGCGGCCGGCGGGCAGCGAAGCGCTGTTCGGCTGGGGACAGGAACAGCTCTGCAATGCGCTTGCGCCGAGCCTGGAACTGTTTGATGTTGATGCTCTTGGCCCATGGGTCTTATATGCTTCAGCAGGGGACCCGGTCGATGTCAAAATGCAATGCTGCCGGATCGAGGACTATCGCGATTTTGCGCGGTTGCTCGATTTTGATGTCTATGCCGCGGACGGCACGGTGTACGATCGGCAGCGCCTCGGCCTGCCGCAACGTTCCTGTCTGGTCTGCGCCGCCCCGGCGCGGGAATGCATCCGCACCCGTCGCCATACTCCCATGCAGGTGAAAGAGCGCTTTGAAGAATTGCTCGAACCCTTTACAACTGCAGGCGTTGGCCGAGTCGCTTATCGACGGGCTCAAGGCTGA
- the citD gene encoding citrate lyase acyl carrier protein → MEIARKAQAGTMQSSDLMVFLEPADDLRIEIDSTVKKQFEHLIKRQVEKVLADLSVTGGHIKISDRGALDYAIAARLETAIRRASSQEGA, encoded by the coding sequence ATGGAGATCGCACGAAAAGCTCAGGCAGGGACAATGCAGTCGAGTGACCTGATGGTTTTTTTAGAGCCTGCTGATGACCTGCGCATAGAAATAGATTCAACGGTAAAAAAACAGTTTGAGCACCTGATCAAACGTCAGGTCGAAAAAGTTCTGGCCGACTTGTCAGTGACCGGTGGGCATATCAAGATCAGTGACCGGGGCGCCCTCGATTACGCGATTGCCGCCCGCCTGGAAACGGCGATCAGAAGAGCCAGCAGCCAGGAAGGGGCCTGA
- a CDS encoding chloride channel protein codes for MSSQVLKNYLPARRVQKLFLKILGHLKISENTFLIILAVLIGILGGLGNYFFRKTIELIHWLIFEQTFELFDISLDHWSLQRILVMFLPAIGGLLVIPLWVLFKKDLRGGFSAFLVKVNLKGAKLPLRPLFTKGLGSAITLGTGGSAGQEGPIAVIGGTIGSQFGKLFKMSGNRLKVLVACGAAAGVAATFNAPIAGVFFATEIVLLSSFELASFTSIVISSGMATVVSRALLGNVSEVVTPTFFLHSFWELALYVLLGFVIGGLAAGFIDVNSRIKNMITALKVPQLSKPVLGGLSVGVIGIFLPQVFGNGYEFISAVLHGGHSWYLLLVLVAAKMVATSITLGSGLPGGMFAPCLFLGAVAGGAFGHILELVFPGAGLSGGAYALVGMGAFLAAATHSPMTAIFLLFETTDSYEVIIPIMLTCVIGTTFARKLKKDSLETAELSQIGIDLEAGKERNIMKSLAVGDVMLTRVESIPESMTLGEFARFIQKTHHTNFPLVNEKGELTGIISVQDFLGVVFEKELMDLVVVKELATTEVVTVHAEEDLDTAMRRIGYRNIEQLPVVDRETHRKLYGIISRRDMISAYNRALMSRTLGEEDD; via the coding sequence GTGTCATCTCAGGTATTGAAAAATTATCTTCCCGCTCGCCGCGTGCAAAAACTCTTTCTGAAAATTCTGGGTCATCTCAAAATCAGTGAAAATACCTTTCTGATCATTCTTGCGGTTTTGATCGGTATCCTGGGCGGTTTGGGCAACTATTTTTTCCGGAAAACCATCGAACTGATTCATTGGCTGATCTTCGAGCAGACCTTTGAACTCTTTGACATTTCGTTGGATCACTGGTCCTTGCAGCGGATTCTGGTGATGTTTCTGCCCGCTATCGGCGGCCTGTTGGTGATTCCGCTCTGGGTGTTGTTCAAAAAAGACCTGCGGGGTGGCTTCTCAGCCTTTCTGGTCAAGGTCAACCTGAAAGGTGCCAAGCTACCGCTCAGACCGTTGTTTACCAAGGGTCTTGGCTCCGCGATTACCCTGGGTACCGGTGGCAGCGCCGGGCAGGAAGGACCGATCGCCGTGATCGGTGGCACCATCGGCAGCCAGTTCGGGAAACTGTTCAAAATGAGCGGGAATCGGCTGAAAGTGCTGGTCGCCTGCGGTGCTGCGGCCGGGGTCGCAGCGACCTTTAACGCCCCGATCGCCGGGGTGTTTTTCGCCACCGAAATCGTCCTGTTGTCGTCCTTTGAACTGGCCAGCTTCACGTCCATCGTTATTTCCAGCGGCATGGCCACGGTCGTATCCCGGGCCTTGCTCGGTAACGTCTCGGAAGTGGTGACCCCGACCTTTTTTCTGCACAGCTTCTGGGAACTTGCCCTCTATGTGCTGCTGGGTTTTGTTATCGGCGGTCTTGCCGCCGGTTTTATCGATGTGAACAGTCGCATCAAGAACATGATCACCGCACTTAAAGTGCCGCAGTTGAGCAAACCGGTCCTGGGCGGGCTGAGCGTCGGGGTGATCGGCATTTTTCTGCCCCAGGTGTTCGGTAACGGGTACGAATTCATCAGCGCGGTGCTCCATGGGGGCCATTCCTGGTATCTGCTGCTGGTGTTGGTCGCTGCCAAAATGGTGGCCACATCCATCACCCTCGGCTCCGGGCTGCCCGGCGGCATGTTCGCACCCTGCCTGTTTCTCGGTGCGGTGGCCGGGGGAGCCTTCGGTCATATTCTGGAGTTGGTCTTCCCTGGGGCCGGGCTGTCCGGTGGCGCCTATGCGCTGGTCGGTATGGGGGCGTTCCTGGCGGCGGCGACCCATTCGCCGATGACCGCCATTTTTCTGCTTTTTGAAACCACCGACAGCTACGAAGTCATTATCCCAATTATGCTGACCTGCGTTATCGGCACGACCTTTGCCCGCAAACTGAAAAAAGACAGCCTGGAAACTGCTGAGCTAAGCCAGATCGGCATTGATCTGGAAGCCGGGAAAGAGCGTAATATCATGAAGAGCCTGGCGGTCGGTGATGTTATGCTGACCCGGGTCGAAAGTATCCCGGAAAGTATGACCCTGGGAGAATTTGCGCGCTTCATTCAGAAGACCCATCATACCAATTTTCCCCTGGTCAACGAAAAGGGAGAACTGACCGGGATTATCTCGGTGCAGGATTTCCTCGGGGTGGTTTTCGAAAAAGAACTGATGGATCTGGTTGTCGTCAAGGAGCTGGCGACCACGGAAGTGGTGACGGTGCATGCGGAGGAGGACCTCGATACCGCCATGCGCAGAATCGGTTATCGCAATATCGAGCAGCTGCCCGTGGTGGACCGGGAGACTCACCGCAAGCTCTACGGGATTATCTCCCGTCGCGACATGATTTCAGCTTATAACCGAGCCCTGATGAGCCGGACGCTGGGGGAAGAGGATGACTGA
- a CDS encoding triphosphoribosyl-dephospho-CoA synthase has translation MKNCSNPLQLQALAESLIDGLKAELYLTPKPGLVDLRNNGSHPDLSLLLMARSIVLLRQYLRELCAALAAPSGSGDPVLIGQRAERRMLQELGTNCHRGGIFLTGLLLMAAARCDLRNPVALQAAVKVTAGEFFARRPQPPCSHGETVRKQHPQAGIVAEALGGLPGVFDIVLPALDQGGLDNGRGFYLALAELMLRVDDSTARHRCGDSGIAYLQQSGLQLRRCLVAGHDPVPLLRQMDAAFRQRNLTMGGVADLLGVGLGYAAYLQHSA, from the coding sequence TTGAAGAATTGCTCGAACCCTTTACAACTGCAGGCGTTGGCCGAGTCGCTTATCGACGGGCTCAAGGCTGAGCTGTATCTGACCCCGAAACCCGGCCTGGTCGATCTGCGCAATAACGGTTCCCACCCGGATTTGTCCTTACTCCTGATGGCGCGTTCCATCGTCTTGCTGCGTCAATATCTGCGTGAACTCTGTGCCGCGCTGGCGGCTCCAAGCGGTTCTGGCGACCCGGTCCTGATCGGGCAGCGGGCCGAACGGCGCATGTTGCAGGAACTTGGCACCAATTGCCATCGCGGCGGGATCTTCTTGACCGGTCTGCTGCTGATGGCCGCTGCGCGCTGCGACCTGCGTAACCCTGTGGCGTTGCAGGCCGCCGTAAAAGTGACCGCCGGCGAATTCTTTGCCCGCCGGCCGCAGCCGCCTTGCAGTCATGGGGAAACGGTGCGAAAGCAGCATCCTCAGGCCGGAATCGTCGCTGAGGCACTTGGCGGGTTGCCGGGGGTGTTTGATATTGTGCTGCCGGCTTTAGACCAGGGTGGGCTGGACAACGGTCGCGGCTTTTATCTGGCGCTGGCGGAGCTGATGCTGCGGGTCGACGATTCGACCGCCCGCCACCGTTGCGGGGATTCCGGCATCGCTTATTTACAACAGAGTGGGCTGCAACTGCGCCGCTGTCTGGTGGCGGGGCACGATCCGGTTCCCCTGCTGCGCCAGATGGATGCCGCGTTCCGACAGCGCAACCTGACCATGGGCGGGGTGGCTGACCTGCTCGGGGTCGGGCTGGGCTATGCGGCCTACCTGCAGCACAGCGCCTGA
- a CDS encoding HpcH/HpaI aldolase/citrate lyase family protein, which yields MADFELMRSLLYVPGNMPSMLQNVPMFQSDCVMIDLEDSVPYSEKDAARVLVKNFLETYQNHNRKILVRINSLKTKWWKQDLDAILPAMTDGIRLPEADKPEYVEQLDTILTEYEEELGLPIGHFKILPSIETAEGVINCIKTAKSSSRLLGLAFGAEDYTASLEIERTKGGEELFAARTRIVWACKAAGIQAIDTIFPDATDMDALRKETELIKVLGFSGKSLVNPRQIEVVHEVFVPKQEQIDYALQVIDAIQRAREMGTGVISLAGKMIDAPVVIRAVKTLKTAQAHGLVDIELDEEVIYGRK from the coding sequence ATGGCTGATTTTGAATTAATGAGATCGCTGTTGTATGTGCCAGGCAACATGCCTTCCATGCTGCAGAACGTGCCGATGTTCCAGAGCGACTGTGTCATGATCGATTTGGAAGATTCGGTGCCTTATAGTGAGAAGGACGCCGCGAGGGTCCTGGTCAAAAACTTCCTGGAGACCTACCAGAACCACAACCGGAAGATCCTGGTGCGGATCAACAGTCTCAAAACCAAGTGGTGGAAGCAGGATCTCGATGCCATCCTGCCGGCCATGACCGACGGTATTCGCCTGCCCGAAGCTGACAAGCCGGAATATGTCGAGCAGCTTGACACCATTTTGACCGAGTATGAGGAGGAACTGGGGCTACCCATCGGGCACTTCAAAATCCTGCCCTCCATCGAAACGGCCGAAGGGGTCATCAACTGTATCAAGACCGCCAAGAGTTCATCGCGGCTCCTCGGGCTGGCTTTCGGTGCCGAGGATTATACCGCCAGCCTGGAGATTGAAAGAACCAAAGGCGGCGAGGAACTGTTCGCCGCGCGGACCCGGATCGTCTGGGCCTGCAAGGCCGCCGGTATTCAGGCCATTGACACCATCTTTCCGGATGCCACGGATATGGATGCGCTGCGCAAGGAGACCGAGTTGATCAAGGTCCTCGGCTTCAGCGGGAAATCGCTGGTCAATCCCCGCCAGATCGAAGTTGTCCACGAAGTCTTTGTTCCCAAGCAGGAGCAGATCGACTACGCACTGCAGGTGATCGATGCCATTCAGCGCGCCCGGGAAATGGGGACCGGGGTTATCTCGCTGGCCGGCAAGATGATCGACGCGCCGGTGGTTATTCGTGCCGTCAAGACTTTGAAAACTGCCCAGGCGCACGGTCTGGTTGATATTGAATTGGATGAAGAGGTGATCTATGGCCGTAAATAG
- the citC gene encoding [citrate (pro-3S)-lyase] ligase, with translation MVVRLINKFDQRKAQELIESNGFKYEETFDALFGVFENGELVATAARDHNVFKMICIRDSHQGGGLLGELITELINSCAYSNIENFFVFTKPDRCLSFQHLNFTPLVKHPKLCLLEYGHGLQKYLADCQALVKPGRNGAVVVNCNPFTRGHQYLIEQAAARVDQLYVFVVREDRSIFPFEVRYRLTREGTAHIPNVTVLDTSDYAISQVTFPGYFLKRDDDQQLIQMEVDLELFGRHIAPFFNIEKRFIGTEPYCRTTRIYSETMHKVLALYNVETVQLDRVARGDQPISAFRVREALKSEAFETLKELVPATTLNFLRSVQARELLQTLKNYQRRH, from the coding sequence ATGGTCGTCAGGTTGATTAATAAATTTGATCAACGCAAAGCGCAAGAGCTTATTGAATCGAATGGTTTCAAATACGAAGAGACATTCGACGCGCTGTTCGGAGTTTTCGAAAATGGTGAACTGGTCGCCACAGCGGCCAGGGATCACAATGTTTTTAAAATGATCTGTATCCGTGACAGCCATCAGGGGGGCGGCCTTCTTGGTGAGCTGATCACGGAACTGATCAACAGTTGTGCCTATTCAAACATCGAAAACTTTTTTGTTTTTACCAAGCCGGATCGCTGCCTGTCCTTTCAGCATCTGAACTTCACACCGCTGGTTAAACATCCCAAACTGTGTCTGCTGGAATATGGCCATGGCTTGCAGAAATACTTGGCCGACTGTCAGGCGCTGGTCAAGCCGGGCCGCAACGGTGCTGTTGTGGTCAACTGCAATCCGTTTACCCGTGGCCATCAGTACCTGATCGAACAGGCCGCCGCCCGGGTCGATCAGCTGTATGTGTTCGTGGTTCGGGAGGACCGGTCCATTTTCCCTTTCGAGGTGCGTTACCGGCTGACCAGGGAAGGGACGGCCCATATCCCCAACGTGACAGTTCTGGATACCTCCGACTATGCGATCAGTCAGGTGACCTTTCCCGGCTACTTCCTCAAGCGGGACGATGACCAGCAGCTGATTCAGATGGAAGTTGACTTGGAGCTGTTCGGGAGGCATATTGCGCCTTTTTTCAACATCGAAAAACGCTTCATCGGGACCGAACCCTACTGTCGGACGACGCGTATTTACAGTGAGACTATGCATAAGGTTTTAGCCCTGTATAATGTTGAGACAGTGCAGTTGGACCGGGTTGCGCGGGGTGACCAGCCGATCAGCGCGTTCCGGGTGCGCGAGGCCCTGAAAAGTGAAGCTTTTGAGACGTTGAAAGAGCTTGTGCCTGCAACGACGCTGAATTTTCTCCGTTCGGTCCAGGCGCGGGAGCTATTGCAAACATTGAAGAATTACCAGAGGAGACATTGA